One genomic region from Anabaena sp. PCC 7108 encodes:
- a CDS encoding type II toxin-antitoxin system PemK/MazF family toxin, with amino-acid sequence MNPKLGEIWLADLGIAAKTRPVVIVSRNDPDPPRALVIYVPLTTQNRGSFYEVALPRLQFLERDSTANVQGIGSIPTVRLERKLGKLSEEVMLEIQQAIKFAFDLQEDAE; translated from the coding sequence ATGAACCCTAAACTTGGTGAAATTTGGCTTGCTGATTTGGGTATAGCAGCAAAAACACGCCCAGTTGTGATTGTATCCCGTAATGACCCAGACCCACCACGAGCTTTGGTGATTTATGTACCACTAACTACCCAAAATCGGGGAAGTTTTTATGAGGTTGCACTACCTCGACTACAATTTCTTGAACGGGATTCTACAGCGAATGTTCAAGGTATTGGATCTATTCCAACGGTAAGACTAGAGAGAAAATTGGGCAAGTTATCAGAGGAAGTTATGCTGGAAATTCAGCAAGCGATTAAATTCGCATTTGATTTACAGGAAGATGCTGAATAA
- a CDS encoding XisI protein: MDSLTNQYRQIIKKNLEEYADFFGNDEQVKVEIVLDEKNDHYLLVETGWENGYRIYGTLLHLDLIDGKVCIQHDGTEEGVANDLVAAGIPKSHIILGFKAPEVRKYTEFAVS, from the coding sequence ATGGATTCCTTAACTAATCAATATCGTCAAATTATTAAAAAAAATCTGGAAGAATATGCAGATTTTTTTGGTAATGATGAACAGGTGAAAGTGGAAATAGTGTTAGATGAAAAAAATGATCATTATTTATTAGTAGAAACTGGTTGGGAAAATGGTTATCGGATATATGGAACTTTATTACATCTTGATTTAATTGATGGTAAGGTTTGCATTCAACATGATGGAACTGAGGAAGGGGTGGCTAATGATTTGGTGGCTGCGGGAATACCAAAATCACATATTATTTTAGGGTTTAAAGCGCCTGAAGTGCGGAAATATACGGAGTTTGCGGTTTCTTAG
- a CDS encoding type II toxin-antitoxin system VapC family toxin, with amino-acid sequence MTRYILDTNVVMRFCNPSDIQHHLATEAISRLLAQGDECLLTAQILVEFWVVATRPVEVNGLGWTVEKTRNTIDQILQRFPLLEESEDIFPNWLNLVTTNKVMGKRTHDVRIVAVMLAYQVTHILTFNPSDFLLTTSIVVVCPQELLS; translated from the coding sequence ATGACGAGATATATTCTTGATACTAATGTTGTCATGCGCTTCTGTAATCCTTCTGATATTCAGCATCACTTAGCGACAGAGGCTATATCTCGGTTACTTGCACAGGGAGATGAATGTTTGCTGACAGCGCAAATACTCGTTGAGTTTTGGGTTGTGGCTACTCGACCAGTTGAAGTGAATGGTTTGGGGTGGACTGTAGAAAAAACCCGAAATACTATAGACCAAATTCTTCAGCGTTTTCCACTGTTGGAAGAGTCTGAAGACATTTTTCCCAATTGGTTAAATTTGGTAACAACTAATAAAGTAATGGGTAAACGTACTCATGATGTGCGTATTGTTGCTGTTATGCTTGCTTATCAAGTTACCCATATTTTAACTTTTAATCCTAGTGATTTTTTATTAACTACAAGTATTGTTGTTGTATGTCCACAGGAATTATTAAGTTGA
- a CDS encoding type II secretion system F family protein, giving the protein MPTYLARVRDSQGKSRTEKFVADSLSDARTNLRDKGFVVQDLKESQSLASIFDFKKFQNSLVKVSVKDKAVFSRQFAALVNAGVAIVRGLGVLSEQCSNPKLKQALIEIGNDVQTGVNLSDAMRKHPECFDGLYVSMVQAGEVGGVLDEVLNRLAKLLEDVARLQNQIKSALSYPMVVGFLATAIFVGMTVFLIPVFANIFEDIGVELPPLTQFLMTCSKVLRSVWSLAIIGAFMALSFAYKQYYKTRVGKETIDRLSLKVPLFGDLIQKSSVARFSRTFGSLTRSGVPILTCLEIVRDTSGNQVVANAIDAARLDVQQGGMISIALQKDAVFPPMAIQMMSIGEETGELDAMLMKVADFYEDEVEQAVKALTSILEPLMIVVLGGMVGTILLAMYLPMFKVFETLG; this is encoded by the coding sequence ATGCCTACTTATCTTGCTCGTGTTCGTGACTCCCAAGGAAAATCCCGCACTGAGAAATTTGTTGCTGATTCTTTGTCAGACGCTAGGACTAATCTTAGAGATAAAGGTTTTGTTGTTCAAGACTTGAAAGAATCTCAAAGCTTGGCTTCAATCTTTGATTTCAAAAAATTTCAGAATTCTTTGGTGAAGGTTTCTGTTAAAGATAAAGCGGTTTTTTCTCGTCAATTTGCTGCATTGGTAAATGCCGGTGTGGCAATTGTGAGAGGATTGGGTGTACTCTCTGAACAGTGTAGTAACCCTAAACTTAAACAAGCCCTGATTGAAATTGGCAACGATGTGCAAACTGGAGTTAATCTTTCAGATGCCATGCGTAAACATCCTGAATGCTTTGATGGTTTGTATGTCAGTATGGTTCAAGCAGGAGAGGTTGGTGGGGTTCTAGATGAGGTTTTGAATCGTTTGGCTAAATTATTAGAAGATGTAGCCAGATTACAAAACCAAATTAAATCGGCTTTATCTTATCCAATGGTTGTAGGCTTTTTAGCTACTGCCATTTTTGTCGGGATGACTGTTTTTCTGATTCCCGTTTTTGCGAACATTTTTGAAGATATAGGAGTAGAATTACCTCCTTTAACACAATTTTTAATGACTTGTAGTAAGGTGCTAAGAAGTGTATGGTCTTTAGCAATTATTGGTGCTTTTATGGCATTATCCTTTGCCTATAAACAGTATTACAAAACCCGTGTTGGCAAAGAAACAATTGACCGTCTTTCTTTAAAAGTTCCTTTGTTTGGTGATTTAATTCAAAAGTCTTCAGTAGCTCGTTTTAGCCGGACTTTTGGCTCTTTAACTCGTTCAGGTGTACCGATTCTAACTTGTTTGGAAATCGTGCGAGATACATCAGGAAACCAAGTGGTTGCTAATGCCATAGATGCAGCCCGTTTAGATGTTCAACAAGGAGGTATGATTAGTATTGCTTTGCAAAAAGATGCAGTTTTTCCGCCTATGGCAATTCAGATGATGAGTATCGGCGAAGAAACTGGGGAATTAGATGCTATGTTGATGAAAGTTGCCGATTTCTATGAAGATGAAGTAGAACAGGCAGTTAAAGCCCTAACCAGTATTTTGGAACCTCTGATGATTGTGGTTCTTGGGGGAATGGTTGGTACAATTTTGTTAGCAATGTATCTGCCTATGTTCAAAGTATTTGAAACATTGGGCTAA
- a CDS encoding type IV pilus twitching motility protein PilT, protein MEMMIEDLMEQLIDMGGSDLHLSAGLPPYFRVSGHLTPIGDHVLTADECQRLIFSMLNNTQRKTLEQTWELDCSYGVKGLARFRVNVYKERGAYAACLRALSSKIPNFEKLGLPDVVREMSEKPRGLILVTGPTGSGKTTTLAAMIDLINRTRAEHILTVEDPVEFVYEPIKSLVHQRQLGEDTKSFANALKAALREDPDIVLVGEMRDLETISLAISAAETGHLVFGTLHTSSAAQTVDRMIDVFPHERQTQVRVQLSNSLVAVFSQTLVPKKNPKPGEYGRVMAQEIMIITPAISNLIREGKTAQIYSAIQTGGKLGMQTLEKVLADLYKAGTISFEAAMSKTSKPDEVQRLIGGNPQQGAGAKPGSVARAH, encoded by the coding sequence ATGGAAATGATGATTGAAGACTTGATGGAACAGCTAATTGATATGGGTGGTTCGGATCTGCACTTATCAGCAGGTTTGCCACCCTATTTCCGCGTCAGTGGTCATCTGACTCCCATTGGAGATCATGTCCTAACAGCAGATGAGTGCCAAAGACTGATTTTCAGTATGCTCAACAACACCCAGCGGAAAACCTTGGAACAAACCTGGGAATTAGATTGTTCCTATGGTGTCAAAGGATTGGCTCGCTTCCGGGTGAATGTTTATAAAGAACGTGGAGCTTATGCAGCTTGTTTGCGGGCTTTAAGTTCTAAAATCCCTAACTTTGAAAAATTAGGTCTGCCAGATGTAGTCCGAGAAATGTCTGAAAAGCCTAGAGGATTAATTCTCGTCACAGGTCCGACCGGTTCCGGTAAGACCACTACCCTAGCGGCGATGATTGACTTAATTAACCGCACTAGAGCAGAACATATCCTAACTGTTGAAGATCCAGTGGAATTTGTCTACGAACCCATTAAAAGCCTGGTTCACCAACGGCAATTAGGTGAAGATACCAAAAGCTTTGCTAATGCCTTAAAAGCAGCCTTGCGGGAAGATCCTGATATTGTTCTGGTAGGAGAAATGCGGGATTTGGAAACCATTTCTTTGGCTATTTCAGCTGCGGAAACTGGACACTTGGTATTTGGTACACTGCACACTAGTTCAGCTGCACAAACAGTTGACCGGATGATTGACGTTTTCCCTCATGAAAGACAAACTCAGGTGCGGGTGCAATTGTCCAACTCTTTAGTTGCAGTGTTTAGTCAAACCTTAGTACCTAAGAAAAATCCTAAACCAGGTGAATATGGTCGAGTAATGGCTCAAGAAATTATGATTATTACTCCGGCTATTTCCAACTTAATTCGTGAAGGGAAAACTGCCCAAATTTACTCGGCTATCCAAACAGGAGGTAAGTTGGGAATGCAAACTCTAGAGAAAGTTTTAGCTGATTTGTATAAGGCTGGAACTATCTCTTTTGAAGCAGCAATGTCTAAGACTTCTAAACCCGATGAAGTTCAACGTCTCATCGGTGGAAATCCACAACAGGGCGCAGGTGCAAAACCTGGTTCGGTTGCTAGAGCGCATTAA
- a CDS encoding GspE/PulE family protein has protein sequence MTNSSPQRRSTALTTRTEFSHFGNQLVQSGYVNNEQMRQALIESRKSGKMLTDVLESITGQQLSPELLREYKKQHLFELKILYGVESLDPQVSQLGNVNVSKLIDTLIPVDICRRHRLVPLSKHDEHNPPYLLVAMVDPDNLEACDDLNRILRPQGLSLQRLVITQEDYQQMINKYLDEFAVIQKQREQEKFTDVGQDLVDIENITDEVAEDAEVDIGAAMKGAEDAPIIKLVNRVLFKALHEGVSDIHIEPQEENLRIRFRKDGVLREAFPAMPKKIIPAVTARFKIIANLDIAERRLPQDGRIRRLFEGRKVDFRVNTLPSRYGEKVVLRILDNSSTQLGLDKLITDPETLHIVQDMVSKPFGLILVTGPTGSGKTTSLYSALAEKNDPGINISTVEDPIEYSLPGITQVQVIREKGLDFSTALRAFLRQDPDVLLVGETRDKETAKTAIEAALTGHLVLTTLHTNDAPGAIARLGEMDIEPFMVSSSLIGVLAQRLVRRVCTDCRIPYNPTSDELARYGLSAAKDVEITFYKANTLPSEATVEAKANNQLCQKCNGVGYKGRVGVYEVMRITESLQTLINEDAPTERIKEVAVEEGMKTLLAYSLDLVRQGATTLEEVERVTFTDTGLEAELKAKRKSGLTCKTCDATLQQEWLDCPYCMTPRFQD, from the coding sequence ATGACTAACTCCTCACCACAACGGCGTAGCACCGCTCTAACTACCAGAACAGAGTTTTCGCACTTCGGCAACCAGTTAGTACAATCTGGCTATGTCAATAATGAACAGATGAGGCAGGCGCTGATTGAAAGCCGTAAATCTGGCAAAATGTTGACAGATGTATTGGAATCAATCACTGGGCAACAACTATCACCTGAGTTGCTTAGAGAATACAAGAAACAGCATTTATTTGAATTAAAAATACTATACGGTGTTGAATCCCTTGATCCACAAGTCAGTCAACTTGGCAATGTAAACGTCAGCAAATTGATTGACACCTTGATTCCAGTGGATATCTGTCGTCGTCACCGTTTAGTACCTCTATCTAAACATGATGAGCATAACCCGCCTTATTTGTTAGTGGCGATGGTAGATCCGGATAATCTAGAGGCTTGTGATGATCTCAACCGCATCCTACGCCCTCAAGGTTTATCTTTGCAGCGACTGGTAATTACCCAGGAAGATTACCAGCAAATGATCAACAAATACTTAGATGAGTTCGCTGTTATACAAAAGCAACGGGAACAAGAAAAGTTTACAGATGTTGGTCAAGATTTAGTAGATATAGAAAATATAACTGATGAAGTCGCCGAAGACGCAGAGGTTGACATAGGGGCAGCGATGAAGGGGGCTGAGGATGCACCCATTATCAAACTTGTCAATAGAGTCCTGTTCAAAGCTTTGCATGAAGGCGTTTCGGATATTCATATCGAACCACAAGAGGAAAACTTACGAATTCGTTTCCGCAAAGATGGGGTACTGCGTGAAGCCTTTCCCGCTATGCCAAAAAAGATTATCCCGGCGGTGACAGCCCGATTTAAAATCATTGCTAATTTAGATATTGCGGAAAGGCGTTTACCTCAAGATGGACGGATTCGCCGTTTGTTTGAAGGAAGGAAAGTTGACTTCCGTGTCAATACCTTACCCAGTCGCTATGGGGAAAAGGTGGTGCTGCGGATTCTGGATAACTCTTCCACTCAACTAGGATTGGATAAGTTAATTACTGATCCTGAGACTTTGCATATTGTCCAGGATATGGTCAGCAAGCCCTTCGGGTTGATTCTGGTGACAGGTCCAACAGGTTCTGGTAAAACGACTTCGTTGTATTCGGCATTGGCGGAAAAAAACGATCCAGGAATTAACATCAGTACTGTAGAAGACCCGATTGAGTACAGTTTGCCAGGGATTACTCAAGTACAAGTAATTCGGGAAAAAGGACTGGATTTCTCGACGGCGCTGCGGGCTTTCTTGCGACAAGATCCTGATGTGTTGCTGGTGGGGGAAACACGAGATAAGGAAACCGCTAAAACAGCGATAGAAGCGGCACTGACAGGTCACTTAGTATTAACTACCTTACACACCAATGATGCGCCTGGTGCGATCGCTCGTTTGGGAGAAATGGATATTGAACCTTTCATGGTTTCCAGTTCCTTAATTGGCGTTCTCGCACAACGTCTGGTCAGACGTGTATGTACAGACTGTCGGATTCCCTATAATCCCACTTCTGATGAACTAGCTCGCTACGGTTTATCAGCTGCTAAAGATGTGGAAATAACTTTCTATAAAGCTAATACTCTCCCCTCAGAAGCCACAGTCGAAGCTAAAGCTAACAATCAGCTTTGCCAAAAATGTAATGGTGTTGGTTATAAGGGGCGTGTTGGTGTTTATGAAGTTATGCGGATTACCGAAAGCCTGCAAACTCTCATCAACGAAGATGCACCCACAGAACGCATCAAAGAAGTAGCCGTAGAGGAGGGTATGAAAACCTTGCTTGCTTACAGTCTGGATCTAGTTCGTCAAGGTGCCACCACTCTAGAAGAGGTGGAGCGTGTGACATTCACTGATACAGGTTTGGAAGCTGAGTTGAAAGCCAAACGCAAGAGTGGCCTGACCTGTAAAACTTGTGATGCCACACTACAACAAGAATGGCTAGATTGTCCCTACTGTATGACACCCCGGTTTCAAGATTAG
- the grpE gene encoding nucleotide exchange factor GrpE, giving the protein MMDENKQVNNTSQQLGEPIEVKQAMKSDSPAEINSNESGSEVTEQMAAETNVPTEPALTEENGVAAAETIEVNTAALAELAQQIESLKTQLEERSTQYMRIAADFENYRKRVSKEKEETDVQVKRNTIMELLPVVDNFERARAHLKPQTDGEMTIHKSYQGVYKQLVDCLKRLGVSPMRPEGQEFDPNLHEAVMREHTDEHPEGTVLEELVRGYYLGERILRHAMVKVAAPKEDTPSEQEDESNHDHG; this is encoded by the coding sequence ATTATGGACGAAAATAAACAAGTAAACAATACAAGCCAGCAATTGGGTGAACCAATAGAGGTAAAGCAAGCAATGAAAAGCGACTCTCCAGCCGAAATTAACTCTAACGAATCTGGCAGCGAGGTGACTGAGCAAATGGCAGCCGAAACTAATGTACCGACAGAACCTGCACTTACAGAGGAAAATGGTGTCGCTGCGGCAGAAACAATAGAGGTAAATACGGCAGCTTTAGCAGAATTGGCTCAACAAATTGAGTCTCTGAAAACACAACTTGAAGAGCGTAGTACCCAATATATGCGGATTGCCGCAGATTTTGAGAATTATCGCAAACGCGTCTCTAAAGAAAAAGAAGAGACAGATGTGCAGGTGAAACGGAATACGATTATGGAATTATTGCCTGTAGTCGATAATTTTGAGCGTGCCAGAGCGCACCTCAAACCGCAAACCGATGGCGAGATGACTATTCACAAAAGTTATCAAGGGGTTTATAAGCAATTAGTGGATTGTCTCAAGCGTTTAGGTGTTTCTCCAATGCGTCCTGAAGGTCAAGAATTTGATCCTAATCTCCATGAAGCAGTCATGCGGGAACATACAGATGAGCATCCAGAAGGTACAGTATTAGAAGAGTTAGTGCGTGGGTATTATTTGGGAGAACGTATACTCCGTCATGCAATGGTGAAAGTAGCAGCTCCAAAAGAAGATACACCTTCCGAACAAGAAGATGAGTCGAATCATGATCACGGTTAG
- the dnaK gene encoding molecular chaperone DnaK → MGKVIGIDLGTTNSCVAVMEGGQPIVIANSEGGRTTPSIVGFGKSGDLLVGQLAKRQSITNAENTVYSIKRFIGRRWDDTKSERTRVPYNCVKGRDDTVDVAIRGSNYTPQEISAMILQKLKQEAENFLGETVTQAVITVPAYFTDAQRQATKDAGTIAGLEVLRIINEPTAAALAFGLDKQDQEQLILVFDLGGGTFDVSILQLGDGVFEVKATSGNNQLGGDDFDNCIVLWILEEFHRQENIDISLDKMALQRLREAAEKAKIELSSMVNTSINLPFISADDTGPKHLEMELSRSKFEELTAHLIAATIEPMIQALKDSDLKPKDINRIILVGGSTRIPAVLNAVIKFYGGKTPDRSINPDEAVALGAAVQAGVLGGEVDTLLLLDVTPLSLGLETLGEVFTKIIERNTTIPTSKSQVFSTAVDGQSSVEIHVLQGERAMARDNKTLGKFLLAGIPPAPRGVPQIEVAFDIDVNGILKVAAQDKGTGREQSIRITNTGGLSQAEVERMRQQAELYAEEDRKRKELIELKNQADNLLLSYTSTLRDNGELIAEELKVLASEKFDNLQAAMSDPTISIAVFKPIVDDFQQTLFAIGADVYKRASSPLDNQMEQDELSDISSTVVAETSANEAPPPEFNIDFDEDNTAAADYEAID, encoded by the coding sequence ATGGGAAAAGTTATTGGGATCGACTTAGGCACTACTAACAGTTGCGTTGCTGTTATGGAAGGTGGTCAACCGATAGTGATTGCCAATTCTGAAGGCGGGCGCACTACTCCTAGTATTGTCGGATTTGGTAAGAGTGGCGATCTTTTGGTTGGTCAGTTAGCCAAGCGGCAATCTATCACTAATGCTGAAAATACAGTCTATAGTATAAAAAGATTCATTGGTCGTCGTTGGGATGATACAAAATCAGAACGCACTCGCGTACCTTATAACTGTGTCAAAGGTCGAGATGATACTGTTGATGTAGCAATTCGCGGATCTAACTACACACCACAAGAAATATCCGCAATGATCCTGCAAAAACTCAAACAGGAAGCAGAAAACTTTTTGGGTGAAACTGTAACTCAAGCAGTGATTACAGTCCCGGCTTATTTCACAGATGCCCAACGACAAGCAACTAAAGATGCTGGAACCATTGCTGGATTGGAAGTCTTAAGGATTATCAATGAACCTACTGCTGCGGCTTTAGCCTTTGGTCTAGACAAGCAAGATCAAGAACAATTGATTTTGGTTTTCGACTTGGGGGGTGGAACTTTCGATGTCTCTATTCTCCAACTTGGAGATGGAGTTTTTGAAGTTAAAGCAACTAGTGGTAACAATCAACTGGGTGGAGACGACTTTGACAATTGCATTGTCCTCTGGATATTGGAGGAATTTCATCGACAAGAGAACATCGATATTTCTCTAGATAAAATGGCACTGCAACGCCTGCGGGAAGCGGCTGAAAAGGCAAAAATTGAACTTTCCAGCATGGTAAATACTTCAATTAACTTGCCCTTTATTAGTGCCGATGATACAGGTCCCAAACACCTAGAAATGGAACTGAGTCGTTCTAAATTTGAAGAACTCACAGCCCATCTCATTGCAGCAACCATTGAACCCATGATTCAAGCGCTCAAAGACTCAGACCTTAAACCCAAAGACATCAACCGGATTATTTTGGTAGGTGGTTCTACTCGCATTCCTGCGGTCTTAAATGCTGTAATCAAATTCTACGGTGGTAAAACTCCAGATCGTTCCATCAACCCTGATGAAGCAGTAGCATTGGGAGCAGCCGTTCAAGCTGGAGTGTTGGGTGGGGAAGTTGATACGCTGCTACTTTTAGATGTGACTCCCTTGTCTTTGGGTCTGGAAACCCTAGGAGAAGTATTCACTAAAATCATTGAACGTAATACCACAATTCCTACGAGCAAATCCCAAGTTTTTTCGACAGCAGTTGATGGACAATCTTCTGTAGAAATTCACGTTCTTCAAGGGGAACGGGCTATGGCACGAGATAATAAAACTCTTGGTAAATTTCTCTTAGCTGGTATTCCTCCTGCTCCTCGTGGTGTGCCACAAATTGAAGTAGCTTTTGACATTGATGTCAATGGCATTCTCAAAGTTGCTGCTCAAGATAAGGGTACAGGTAGAGAGCAAAGTATTCGGATTACCAATACGGGTGGTTTAAGTCAAGCTGAAGTCGAACGGATGCGGCAACAAGCTGAGTTGTATGCTGAAGAAGACAGAAAACGTAAAGAACTCATTGAACTCAAAAACCAAGCTGATAACCTGTTGTTAAGTTATACATCTACTTTACGAGACAATGGGGAATTAATCGCCGAAGAACTTAAAGTGTTAGCAAGTGAGAAATTTGACAACCTTCAAGCGGCAATGAGTGACCCGACTATCTCCATAGCAGTCTTTAAGCCAATAGTAGATGACTTCCAACAAACTCTGTTTGCTATTGGTGCAGATGTTTACAAACGAGCCAGCAGTCCATTAGATAACCAAATGGAACAAGATGAACTTTCTGATATTTCTTCCACAGTAGTAGCTGAAACTTCTGCAAACGAAGCACCACCACCAGAATTCAATATTGATTTTGATGAGGATAATACTGCTGCCGCTGATTATGAGGCGATAGACTAA
- the dnaJ gene encoding molecular chaperone DnaJ, which translates to MARDYYEILGVSRDADKEEIKQAYRRQARKYHPDVNKEPGAEERFKEINRAYEVLSEPETRERYNRFGEAGVSGAAAAGAGFQDMGDMGGFADIFESIFSGFAGGGMGGPTQQQRRRSGPARGDDLRLDLKLDFREAVFGGEKEIRISHLETCEVCSGSGAKPGTRPRTCATCSGSGQVRRVTRTPFGSFTQVSTCPTCNGTGAVVEDKCDACDGKGANQVTKKLKITIPAGVDNGTRLRISQEGDSGQRGGPPGDLYVYLFVNEDEEFQRDGINVLSEIKLSYLQAILGCRLEVDTVDGLVELIIPPGTQPNTVMKLENRGVPRLGNPVSRGDHMLTVLIDIPTKVTPEERELLEKLAKIKGDRTGKGGGFFENLFKS; encoded by the coding sequence ATGGCCCGCGACTATTATGAAATTCTAGGTGTCTCTCGTGATGCCGACAAAGAAGAAATTAAACAGGCTTATCGCCGTCAAGCCCGGAAGTATCACCCAGATGTGAACAAAGAACCGGGCGCGGAAGAAAGGTTTAAAGAAATCAACCGCGCTTATGAAGTGCTGTCTGAACCAGAAACCCGTGAGCGTTATAACCGTTTTGGTGAAGCTGGGGTGTCTGGTGCTGCTGCTGCTGGTGCTGGCTTCCAAGATATGGGGGATATGGGCGGTTTTGCCGATATCTTTGAAAGCATTTTCAGTGGCTTTGCTGGTGGAGGCATGGGTGGACCAACCCAACAGCAAAGACGGCGTAGTGGACCTGCACGGGGTGATGATTTACGGCTAGACCTGAAGTTAGATTTTCGGGAAGCGGTATTTGGTGGCGAAAAAGAAATCCGCATTTCTCATCTAGAAACTTGTGAGGTCTGTAGCGGTTCTGGTGCTAAACCAGGAACTCGTCCCCGGACTTGTGCAACGTGTAGCGGTTCTGGTCAGGTGCGACGGGTAACTAGAACTCCTTTTGGGAGTTTTACCCAAGTTTCTACTTGTCCAACTTGTAATGGTACAGGGGCAGTAGTTGAAGATAAATGTGATGCTTGTGACGGTAAAGGCGCAAATCAGGTCACGAAAAAGCTGAAAATCACTATTCCCGCTGGGGTGGATAATGGTACACGCTTGCGGATCTCTCAAGAAGGTGATTCTGGTCAACGAGGTGGTCCACCTGGAGATTTGTATGTTTACTTGTTTGTAAATGAGGATGAGGAATTTCAGCGCGATGGGATTAACGTGCTTTCGGAAATTAAACTCAGCTACCTACAAGCAATTTTAGGTTGTCGTTTAGAAGTGGATACAGTCGATGGTCTGGTGGAGTTAATTATTCCACCGGGAACTCAGCCGAATACAGTAATGAAGTTGGAAAATCGTGGTGTACCTCGGTTGGGAAATCCTGTAAGTCGTGGCGACCATATGCTAACAGTGTTGATTGATATTCCCACTAAAGTCACTCCAGAGGAAAGAGAACTTCTGGAAAAACTGGCTAAAATTAAGGGAGACAGGACTGGTAAAGGTGGTGGATTTTTTGAAAATCTGTTTAAGTCATGA
- a CDS encoding sulfurtransferase TusA family protein gives MSVFSLLTPDVQLDLRGTPCPINFVRTKLRLEQMTNGGLLEVWLDAGEPIEQVPDSLTMAGYQVEKITDCSGYFSLLVRRPSTTV, from the coding sequence ATGAGTGTATTTTCCTTGTTAACTCCTGATGTTCAACTAGATTTGCGTGGTACTCCTTGTCCCATAAATTTTGTGCGGACAAAACTTCGTTTGGAACAAATGACAAATGGAGGTTTATTGGAAGTCTGGTTAGATGCTGGAGAACCAATTGAACAGGTTCCTGATAGCTTGACTATGGCAGGTTATCAGGTGGAAAAAATTACGGACTGCTCTGGCTATTTTTCCTTGTTGGTACGCCGTCCGTCAACTACCGTATGA